A stretch of Acidobacteriota bacterium DNA encodes these proteins:
- a CDS encoding DUF1080 domain-containing protein, with amino-acid sequence MNLRILAGLSILSLVASCVGVGSQAQEPQPFPPPKKEPPVVAPGKTNSDPPSDAIVLFDGKDLSRWRSVNDGGEAKWKVKDGYVEIASKTGDIATKDEFGDCQLHIEWASPSDVKGEGQERGNSGVYLMERYEVQVLDSFNNKTYYHGQAGAIYKQHAPLVNASRKPGEWQSYDIIFKAPKFDEQGKVIERARITVLHNGVLIQNNVEIYGNTWHDQPALYIAHGPKASVRLQDHSDPVRYRNIWIRPL; translated from the coding sequence ATGAACCTCAGAATACTTGCTGGTCTTTCAATTCTGTCGCTGGTTGCGTCCTGCGTTGGCGTTGGAAGTCAGGCGCAGGAACCGCAGCCGTTTCCACCGCCGAAGAAAGAGCCGCCAGTCGTCGCCCCTGGCAAGACCAACAGCGATCCGCCGTCGGACGCGATCGTGCTATTCGACGGCAAGGACCTGTCGAGGTGGCGCAGCGTGAACGATGGCGGCGAAGCAAAATGGAAGGTGAAGGACGGTTACGTCGAGATAGCTTCGAAGACCGGTGACATTGCCACCAAGGACGAGTTCGGCGACTGTCAGTTGCACATCGAATGGGCCTCGCCATCTGACGTCAAAGGCGAAGGACAGGAGCGCGGCAACAGCGGTGTGTACCTCATGGAACGATATGAGGTGCAGGTGCTTGATTCATTCAACAACAAGACCTATTACCACGGTCAGGCCGGAGCGATATATAAGCAGCACGCGCCGCTGGTTAACGCCTCGCGCAAGCCCGGCGAATGGCAGAGCTACGACATCATCTTCAAGGCGCCGAAGTTCGACGAACAGGGAAAGGTGATCGAGCGCGCTCGCATAACGGTGCTGCACAACGGAGTGCTGATTCAGAATAACGTGGAGATCTACGGCAACACCTGGCACGACCAACCGGCGCTCTACATCGCACACGGTCCGAAGGCTTCAGTAAGGCTGCAGGACCATAGTGATCCGGTGCGCTACCGCAATATTTGGATCAGACCCTTGTAG
- a CDS encoding enoyl-CoA hydratase/isomerase family protein — protein sequence MKLETMYFEKDGRIGYLTLNRPELLNAMNYQGSLDMNRAAELIRDDPDVRLVLISGAGRAFCTGIDLKELQAGETPHQYYENWDRALRILEQAEKVLICAMRGYALGGGLQLALACDIRIGTEDCQFGLPAIKEGIIPGLGTFRLPRYIGLGRAKWMVLSGENIDGRRAYEIGMIDHVVKTDAFEQEVKALVEKYSRVCSEGTRQSKILLNMPFDVPHGQFFEEYLRRQRIALASADHQEAMQAYRERREPVFSS from the coding sequence ATGAAACTCGAAACCATGTACTTCGAGAAGGACGGACGAATCGGGTACTTGACTCTGAACCGTCCGGAGTTACTCAACGCAATGAACTACCAGGGCTCGCTGGACATGAATCGAGCCGCCGAGTTGATTCGCGACGACCCGGATGTACGTCTCGTGCTCATCAGCGGCGCGGGCCGCGCCTTTTGCACGGGCATAGACCTGAAGGAACTGCAGGCCGGAGAGACCCCTCACCAGTACTACGAGAACTGGGATAGGGCGCTGCGGATATTGGAGCAGGCCGAGAAGGTACTGATTTGTGCGATGCGCGGCTACGCCTTGGGCGGAGGGCTGCAGTTGGCGCTCGCTTGCGACATTCGCATCGGAACTGAGGACTGTCAGTTCGGACTGCCGGCCATTAAGGAAGGTATCATCCCGGGGCTTGGCACTTTCAGGTTGCCCCGGTACATCGGACTCGGGCGAGCGAAGTGGATGGTGTTGTCGGGCGAGAACATAGACGGCCGCCGCGCCTATGAAATTGGAATGATAGATCACGTCGTTAAGACGGATGCGTTCGAGCAGGAGGTGAAGGCTCTCGTCGAGAAGTACTCGCGGGTCTGTTCGGAGGGAACACGTCAGTCAAAGATCTTACTCAACATGCCGTTCGACGTGCCGCACGGTCAATTCTTTGAAGAGTACCTGCGCCGACAACGAATCGCCCTGGCGTCCGCGGATCATCAGGAGGCAATGCAGGCTTATCGTGAACGGCGCGAGCCGGTTTTTTCATCATGA
- a CDS encoding DUF4258 domain-containing protein, producing the protein MDLEVIRERIRAGNYLIKPHAVQHALKEGFDREHMVEAILRGMIIEEYADQQRVLICGRTSLSEKVSIYLHVVVEYADPVFAEMVTAYVPDELQWESPPFKRRKQ; encoded by the coding sequence GTGGATCTCGAAGTAATCCGCGAGCGAATACGCGCCGGGAACTACTTGATCAAGCCCCACGCGGTGCAGCACGCCTTGAAGGAAGGTTTCGATCGTGAGCACATGGTTGAGGCCATCCTCAGAGGAATGATCATCGAAGAGTACGCAGACCAGCAGCGGGTGTTAATCTGTGGCAGAACGAGCCTGTCAGAGAAGGTGTCGATCTATTTGCACGTCGTTGTTGAATACGCCGACCCGGTTTTCGCTGAGATGGTAACCGCATACGTCCCAGATGAACTTCAGTGGGAAAGCCCGCCCTTCAAGAGGCGGAAGCAATAG
- a CDS encoding alpha/beta fold hydrolase: MSASTSPGGFQKEQQISQRPLWREAFVGLDWLALRSSPVYYGIGVPRGDGSAVIVIPGFLGTDMYLQEIYYWLRRIGYRPYMSRIGWNAECINTLVDRLSETITKAQAETGGKVHLIGHSLGGVIARSATAQRPDRVASVITLGSPFRGISSHPLVLAAGERVRERIRRQNGNLQPDCYTGYCECDAVTAVKSGLPASIPQSPRSSLRVMVSSTGESA; this comes from the coding sequence GTGTCCGCATCAACCTCACCCGGCGGTTTTCAAAAGGAACAGCAAATCTCTCAGCGTCCTCTTTGGCGCGAAGCCTTCGTCGGACTCGATTGGCTAGCGTTGCGATCATCACCGGTCTACTACGGCATCGGCGTTCCGCGCGGCGACGGCTCGGCGGTCATTGTCATCCCCGGATTCCTGGGAACCGACATGTACCTGCAGGAGATTTACTATTGGCTGCGGCGCATCGGCTATCGGCCTTATATGTCGCGCATCGGTTGGAATGCCGAGTGTATCAACACGCTCGTCGATCGCCTATCGGAAACAATCACCAAAGCTCAAGCCGAAACGGGCGGCAAGGTCCACTTGATTGGCCACAGTCTTGGCGGAGTGATAGCGCGATCCGCAACTGCGCAGCGGCCTGATCGCGTAGCTTCGGTCATCACGTTAGGCTCACCCTTTCGCGGCATAAGTTCCCATCCATTGGTGCTCGCGGCAGGTGAACGCGTTCGCGAGCGCATACGTCGTCAGAACGGCAACCTCCAACCAGATTGCTACACGGGCTACTGCGAGTGCGACGCGGTGACCGCGGTGAAAAGCGGCTTGCCGGCATCGATCCCTCAATCCCCGCGGTCTTCACTCAGAGTGATGGTGTCGTCGACTGGCGAGTCTGCGTAA
- a CDS encoding polyhydroxyalkanoate synthesis regulator DNA-binding domain-containing protein encodes MSKKRRVASGRGGCGGRSGGGKTLGTSEDGNRRLYNTETSGYLNYQELIKLIRDGHDVQVIDSRTKADVTKAVLMQVILEEEKNQSVLPVSFLFQVIRSRESAVQDFLKNYLSSSFEAYLKTKDEFDRRFKGFLQMGSTAPELWEKLVPGADAVKEFWGLGKKEEEKK; translated from the coding sequence GTGTCAAAGAAGCGCCGTGTGGCGTCGGGGCGTGGCGGCTGCGGCGGGCGCTCGGGCGGAGGAAAGACCTTGGGCACCTCGGAAGACGGCAACCGGCGTCTCTACAATACCGAGACGAGCGGGTACCTAAACTATCAGGAGCTGATCAAGCTAATCCGCGACGGCCACGATGTTCAGGTCATCGACTCCCGTACCAAGGCTGATGTGACCAAGGCCGTGCTCATGCAAGTCATCCTCGAGGAGGAGAAGAACCAGAGCGTCCTTCCCGTTTCGTTCTTGTTTCAAGTGATTCGCTCGCGGGAGTCGGCGGTTCAGGACTTCCTGAAGAACTACTTGTCGAGCAGCTTCGAGGCATACTTGAAGACCAAGGATGAGTTTGACCGGCGCTTTAAAGGGTTCTTGCAAATGGGTTCGACGGCACCTGAGCTCTGGGAGAAGCTGGTCCCCGGGGCCGACGCGGTAAAGGAGTTCTGGGGTCTCGGCAAGAAGGAAGAAGAAAAGAAGTAG
- a CDS encoding DUF1572 family protein: protein MIKDLVDEYVRYRSIGEKAIQQVSDEALNEVLSADNNSIAMIVRHISGNLISRFTDFLTSDGEKPWRDRDSEFEETKYDRRDVEQMWAGGWEVLESELSKLTDEHLQRHVYIRGQTWMVHEALCRSLAHVSYHVGQIVLLARIVNGGSWQWISIPKGQSREYNRNPSKEKKPE from the coding sequence TTGATCAAAGACCTTGTAGATGAATACGTGCGATACCGGAGCATCGGCGAGAAAGCGATACAACAGGTTTCCGACGAGGCCCTCAACGAAGTACTTAGCGCTGACAATAACTCGATCGCGATGATCGTGCGGCACATCAGCGGCAATCTGATCTCCCGATTCACCGATTTTCTGACCAGTGACGGGGAGAAACCGTGGAGGGATAGGGACTCAGAATTCGAAGAGACGAAGTACGACAGAAGAGACGTTGAGCAAATGTGGGCGGGAGGTTGGGAAGTGCTGGAATCTGAGCTCTCAAAATTGACCGATGAGCACCTCCAAAGGCACGTCTACATTAGGGGCCAGACCTGGATGGTCCACGAAGCGCTATGCCGATCACTCGCTCATGTTTCATATCACGTTGGCCAGATTGTCCTGCTGGCGCGCATAGTGAACGGCGGGAGCTGGCAATGGATAAGCATCCCAAAGGGACAGTCGCGCGAGTACAACAGAAATCCATCAAAGGAGAAGAAACCAGAGTGA
- a CDS encoding carbon-nitrogen hydrolase family protein, which yields MKTRIKVALLQMTGCGDDKNANLAKGDVFCRRARAIGADIALFPELWSVGMAFYDPKKEGEDERWQALAIGRDDPFIIHFRNLARELNMAIALTYLEKWNGAPRNSVSLIDRHGEIVLTYAKVHTCEFDTEAALTPGDGFPVCELDTEQGPVKIGFMICFDREFPESARILMLEGAELILTPNACTLEDHRLSQFKTRAFENMVGVAMTNYAAPQNNGHSAAYDGVAYPAEDEARDTLIIEAGECEDVCLAGFDIDSIRAYRKREVWGNAYRRPRVYGRLTSDEVEPPFIRRDATR from the coding sequence ATGAAGACTCGTATCAAAGTTGCGTTGTTACAGATGACGGGTTGCGGCGATGACAAGAACGCGAACCTCGCCAAAGGAGACGTCTTCTGTCGGCGGGCTCGCGCCATCGGAGCCGATATCGCGCTCTTCCCGGAACTGTGGAGCGTCGGCATGGCTTTCTACGATCCGAAGAAAGAGGGCGAAGACGAACGCTGGCAAGCGCTGGCCATTGGCCGTGACGATCCATTCATTATCCACTTTCGAAATCTCGCCAGAGAGCTGAACATGGCCATTGCGCTGACGTACCTCGAGAAGTGGAACGGGGCGCCGCGCAATTCCGTGTCTCTGATTGACCGTCACGGCGAGATCGTGCTGACCTACGCAAAGGTACATACCTGCGAATTCGATACAGAGGCTGCGCTAACACCCGGCGATGGTTTTCCGGTGTGTGAGCTCGATACCGAGCAGGGTCCGGTGAAGATCGGGTTCATGATCTGCTTTGACCGGGAGTTTCCTGAAAGCGCGCGGATTCTGATGCTAGAAGGCGCGGAGCTGATCTTGACGCCAAACGCCTGCACTCTGGAGGACCACCGGTTGAGTCAGTTCAAGACCCGCGCCTTTGAGAACATGGTCGGCGTTGCTATGACTAACTATGCTGCTCCGCAGAACAACGGGCATTCCGCGGCCTATGATGGAGTGGCTTACCCCGCGGAAGATGAAGCGCGCGATACGCTGATCATTGAAGCGGGAGAATGCGAAGACGTTTGCCTCGCAGGGTTCGATATCGACAGCATCCGTGCCTATCGTAAGCGAGAAGTGTGGGGCAACGCTTACCGCAGACCGCGTGTCTACGGAAGGCTCACCTCTGATGAAGTAGAGCCGCCTTTCATTCGCCGGGACGCTACTCGGTGA
- a CDS encoding DUF3828 domain-containing protein yields MDHPRRGALLIGFALILTLAVQKSAGSQSAGTRSPAFAAVRSFYAFHLAHNKDFTVRNVQQRKRWLTLELYKLLLNELKRQAEESKAHPDDAPYFEGDPLTDSQEYPDSFRVGKTDVSGDQAKVTVTLMWSARTSRGRDKREIVVEVTKSGQAWLINDVINNKGSSLRDELKKQH; encoded by the coding sequence ATGGATCATCCGAGACGAGGCGCTTTGTTGATTGGGTTCGCTTTGATTCTAACGCTGGCGGTGCAGAAGTCCGCCGGGTCGCAAAGCGCTGGCACACGAAGCCCGGCATTCGCCGCGGTGCGTTCCTTCTACGCATTCCACCTGGCTCACAACAAGGACTTCACCGTTCGCAACGTTCAGCAGCGGAAGCGATGGCTCACGCTCGAGTTATATAAGTTGTTACTCAACGAACTAAAGCGCCAGGCTGAAGAGAGCAAAGCCCATCCCGACGACGCCCCCTATTTCGAAGGCGATCCGTTGACCGATTCGCAGGAATATCCCGATTCGTTTCGCGTGGGAAAAACCGATGTCAGCGGAGATCAGGCGAAGGTTACTGTAACGCTTATGTGGAGTGCGCGAACGAGCCGCGGCCGCGACAAGCGAGAGATCGTCGTCGAAGTAACGAAGAGCGGTCAAGCATGGTTGATCAACGACGTCATCAACAACAAAGGATCCAGCCTGCGTGATGAGCTGAAAAAGCAACACTAA
- a CDS encoding WS/DGAT domain-containing protein, whose amino-acid sequence MPKVFPPPERPPQPPRPDATRRFFDTLLGSMQEGMNRWTEFQTGLMNLTQALTDEQTRQSMRETSATIPRLASPVSLLPFNRPCSGQRKLVWSTFSFAEARAIRAALGGTVNDVVLTALSGAVSRYVELHGQQTAGRQLRVMVPVSLRQQDQRGALGNLVSMLPVEIPLDMPNPVERFQYINRKTVSMKSGRVAEGLNLFSALMGILPAPVLAFAGAIGTMPIPAFNMVSTNVPGPQVPLYAMGKRMIAYYPYVPVGYAIGCGCAIMSYDQNLYFGLTSDTQAMPDVEKLKEALDESFIELRAAAGVEEIKPKVMKARRGKRQ is encoded by the coding sequence GTGCCCAAGGTCTTTCCTCCGCCCGAGCGCCCGCCGCAGCCGCCACGCCCCGACGCCACACGGCGCTTCTTTGACACGCTGCTCGGGAGCATGCAGGAAGGCATGAACCGGTGGACGGAGTTTCAAACCGGCTTGATGAATCTGACGCAAGCTCTCACCGACGAACAGACCCGTCAGTCGATGCGCGAAACGAGCGCGACCATCCCGCGGCTTGCGTCGCCGGTTTCGCTGTTACCGTTCAACCGGCCCTGCTCGGGGCAGCGCAAGCTCGTATGGAGCACCTTTTCCTTCGCCGAAGCTCGCGCGATCCGCGCCGCTCTTGGAGGGACAGTCAACGATGTGGTGCTTACGGCGTTGTCAGGCGCGGTGTCACGTTATGTTGAGCTTCACGGGCAGCAGACGGCAGGCCGTCAGCTCCGAGTCATGGTGCCAGTCAGCTTGCGGCAGCAAGACCAGCGTGGCGCACTCGGCAACCTGGTCTCTATGTTGCCGGTTGAGATTCCTCTCGATATGCCGAATCCGGTCGAGCGCTTCCAATACATCAATCGCAAGACAGTGTCGATGAAGAGCGGCCGCGTAGCCGAAGGCTTGAACCTGTTTTCCGCGTTGATGGGAATCCTGCCCGCGCCGGTGCTTGCCTTTGCGGGAGCGATCGGCACTATGCCGATCCCGGCGTTCAACATGGTTTCGACTAACGTGCCGGGTCCGCAAGTTCCGCTTTACGCGATGGGCAAGCGAATGATCGCTTATTACCCTTATGTTCCGGTCGGCTATGCGATCGGGTGTGGCTGCGCTATTATGAGCTACGACCAGAATCTGTACTTCGGGCTGACGTCGGATACGCAGGCGATGCCTGATGTCGAGAAGCTCAAGGAAGCGCTGGATGAGTCGTTCATCGAACTGCGCGCGGCCGCGGGAGTGGAAGAGATCAAGCCCAAAGTCATGAAGGCGCGACGAGGCAAACGGCAGTAG
- a CDS encoding proline--tRNA ligase, whose amino-acid sequence MRWSNLFIPTLREDPADAEVTSHRLLVRAGYIRQLTAGVYSLLPLAQRVRLKVIQIIREEMNRIGGQEFLLPAIHPAEVWKESGRWEVMGDNMFRLRDRKGADMALGMTHEEVFTTIARNTLNSYRQLPQVWYQIQTKFRDEARPKSGLLRVREFTMKDAYSFDVDWAGLDKSFQDQYDAYCRIFTRCGLKYTSVEASSGAMGGSKSTEFMVRTNAGEDNIVVCENCGYAANVEKATSKLEPVDDEGGPAAAEEFPTPGVRTIEDLTTFPGGASAERQIKTLVFVLDDQIALVLMRGDHELNETKLMDASGAINVRPAQPEEIREALGASAGSLGAVGVTPASHPKIFRVIADDALQGRQNMTTGANKDDHHLRGVSIDRDIRVDKWASLRVVKAGETCPNCDGTLDVFKAVEVGHIFKLGTKYSESMGARVLLADGTDVPIIMGSYGIGVERVLTAAVELYNDEAGISWPASIAPFHVVVTPVNIKDQAILDAAERVYDGLHKAGIEVLIDDRDERAGVKFNDSDLIGVPFRITVGKKIKEGKVELFTRATRQSEDVSIDSVVQTVRDKVESAIARVDAATESPSAQ is encoded by the coding sequence ATGCGTTGGTCCAACTTGTTCATCCCAACTCTGCGCGAAGACCCGGCTGACGCCGAAGTCACCAGCCATAGGCTACTGGTTCGCGCCGGATACATACGCCAGCTTACCGCAGGCGTCTACTCGCTGCTCCCGCTCGCCCAGCGAGTGCGCTTGAAGGTCATCCAGATCATCCGCGAAGAGATGAACCGCATAGGCGGGCAGGAGTTTCTGCTGCCGGCTATTCATCCCGCGGAAGTCTGGAAAGAGTCGGGACGCTGGGAAGTTATGGGCGACAACATGTTCCGGCTGCGAGACCGTAAGGGCGCGGATATGGCGCTGGGCATGACTCACGAAGAGGTTTTCACCACGATCGCGCGCAACACCTTGAACTCATACCGGCAGCTTCCACAGGTCTGGTATCAGATTCAGACCAAGTTCCGCGACGAGGCGCGTCCGAAATCAGGCTTGCTACGAGTGCGCGAGTTCACAATGAAGGACGCTTACTCGTTCGATGTTGATTGGGCTGGACTGGACAAGTCTTTTCAAGATCAATACGACGCCTACTGCCGAATCTTCACACGCTGCGGGCTGAAGTACACATCGGTGGAAGCAAGCTCCGGCGCGATGGGCGGGAGCAAGTCCACCGAGTTCATGGTTCGAACCAATGCCGGCGAGGACAACATCGTGGTGTGTGAAAACTGCGGCTACGCCGCGAATGTCGAGAAGGCTACGTCAAAGCTCGAGCCCGTGGATGACGAAGGCGGACCCGCCGCCGCCGAGGAGTTTCCGACGCCAGGGGTTCGCACCATCGAAGATCTTACGACTTTTCCCGGGGGTGCTTCGGCGGAGCGGCAGATCAAAACGCTTGTCTTCGTTCTCGACGATCAGATCGCGCTCGTCTTGATGCGCGGGGATCACGAGCTCAATGAGACCAAGCTCATGGACGCGAGCGGCGCCATAAACGTCAGACCCGCGCAGCCCGAGGAGATTCGCGAAGCGCTCGGAGCTTCAGCCGGTTCGCTGGGCGCGGTAGGAGTGACGCCAGCTTCTCATCCGAAGATTTTTCGCGTGATCGCCGACGACGCTTTGCAGGGCAGACAAAACATGACCACCGGCGCAAACAAAGACGACCACCACTTGCGCGGAGTGTCGATCGATCGCGACATCAGAGTTGATAAATGGGCAAGCCTTCGCGTAGTCAAAGCCGGCGAGACCTGTCCGAACTGCGATGGCACGCTCGACGTGTTCAAAGCGGTCGAGGTCGGGCACATCTTCAAGCTCGGAACAAAATACTCCGAGAGCATGGGCGCGCGAGTTCTGCTTGCGGATGGAACTGACGTGCCGATCATCATGGGCAGCTACGGAATAGGTGTCGAGCGCGTACTGACTGCGGCCGTCGAGTTGTACAACGATGAAGCAGGCATAAGCTGGCCCGCATCGATCGCGCCGTTCCACGTAGTCGTGACTCCGGTCAACATCAAGGATCAGGCGATTCTGGACGCGGCCGAACGCGTCTACGATGGGCTGCACAAAGCGGGCATCGAGGTGTTGATCGACGATCGCGATGAGCGCGCCGGTGTGAAGTTCAACGATTCAGACTTGATCGGAGTGCCTTTTCGAATCACGGTCGGCAAGAAAATCAAGGAAGGCAAGGTAGAGTTGTTCACTCGCGCAACACGCCAGTCGGAGGATGTTTCGATCGACTCCGTCGTTCAGACCGTTCGCGACAAAGTCGAATCGGCAATCGCGCGAGTGGACGCAGCCACCGAGTCGCCGTCGGCTCAATGA
- a CDS encoding phenylacetate--CoA ligase: MSKPIATSYIRDEVEIIGRNEIESLQLKRLRSGVERISKTVPFYRDKLSEAGVNCDGIRSLDDLARMPFTTKSDLRDHYPFGLLAVPMKEVIRIHASSGTTGKPTVVAYTRNDIDLWSDLMARSYAAAGVTSDDVVHNAYGYGLFTGGLGFHYGAERIGAAVIPVSGGNTKRQLMVMRDFGSTVLCCTPSYSLMVAEVAEEDGIDLKSLPLRVGLFGAEPWSERMREEIESRLGIVALNVYGLSEVIGPGVSVECTAKRGMHIFEDHFIAEIIDPVTDERLPDGEMGELVLTCVTKEALPLLRYRTRDRTRLSYEKCDCGRTSVRMERVVGRTDDMIIVRGVNVFPSQIETVILQVSEVEPHYQIVVDRSSDYMDELDVLVETQAEVYGNRDHLMQLEKRLSFEVQSALGITCNVKLVGPREIERSEGKAVRVVDRRKL; encoded by the coding sequence ATGTCAAAACCGATCGCAACCTCCTACATCCGTGACGAAGTCGAGATAATCGGACGCAACGAAATCGAGAGCCTTCAGTTGAAGCGTCTGCGTTCCGGCGTCGAAAGAATCTCGAAGACTGTGCCTTTCTATCGGGACAAGCTGAGTGAAGCTGGAGTTAATTGCGACGGCATCCGTTCTCTCGATGATCTGGCTAGAATGCCGTTCACCACAAAGAGCGATCTGCGTGACCATTACCCGTTCGGACTGCTCGCGGTTCCAATGAAAGAAGTCATTCGCATTCACGCGTCGAGTGGAACAACGGGCAAGCCGACGGTGGTGGCCTATACGCGCAACGACATCGATCTCTGGTCTGACTTAATGGCGCGCAGCTACGCGGCGGCGGGCGTTACCTCGGATGATGTCGTTCACAACGCTTATGGCTACGGGTTGTTCACCGGCGGTCTGGGGTTTCACTATGGAGCTGAAAGAATCGGCGCCGCGGTCATTCCAGTTTCGGGCGGGAACACAAAGCGGCAGCTCATGGTCATGCGCGACTTCGGCAGCACCGTTCTGTGCTGCACGCCATCCTACTCTCTCATGGTGGCCGAGGTGGCGGAAGAAGATGGCATCGATCTCAAATCGCTTCCTCTGAGAGTAGGACTCTTCGGCGCTGAGCCGTGGTCCGAGCGTATGCGAGAGGAGATCGAGTCGCGGCTGGGCATTGTAGCTCTCAACGTCTACGGCCTGTCAGAAGTGATCGGACCCGGTGTTTCCGTCGAGTGCACCGCGAAGCGGGGGATGCACATTTTCGAGGATCACTTCATTGCCGAGATCATCGACCCAGTCACAGACGAACGATTGCCGGACGGTGAGATGGGCGAGCTTGTTTTGACGTGCGTAACGAAAGAAGCGCTTCCTCTCTTACGCTATCGGACGCGAGATCGTACCCGACTCTCGTATGAGAAGTGTGACTGCGGGCGCACGAGCGTCCGGATGGAGCGGGTGGTTGGGCGAACCGACGACATGATCATTGTCCGCGGTGTGAATGTGTTTCCGTCTCAGATCGAGACCGTCATTTTGCAAGTGAGTGAGGTCGAGCCTCACTATCAGATCGTCGTCGATCGAAGCTCAGACTACATGGACGAACTCGATGTGCTGGTGGAGACGCAAGCCGAGGTCTACGGAAATCGAGACCATTTGATGCAGCTTGAAAAACGATTGAGCTTCGAGGTGCAGAGCGCGCTTGGAATCACCTGCAACGTGAAGCTGGTTGGCCCCCGGGAGATCGAAAGAAGCGAGGGTAAGGCGGTGCGTGTGGTTGACAGGCGAAAGCTTTAG